A genome region from Bombus pyrosoma isolate SC7728 linkage group LG14, ASM1482585v1, whole genome shotgun sequence includes the following:
- the LOC122575160 gene encoding forkhead box protein K1 gives MSTTYSRTQESDAWALLALKSAPASPTKMQWNPEAKGAPIARLEGREFEYMVRQHSITIGRNSSKGEVDVNMGHSSFISRRHLEIYYDHPYFFMVCNGKNGVFVDGIFQRKSAAEFRLPKTCTLRFPSTNIRLVFQSLVDEQEESNVCVRSPPKHRAPLPPLRINIPDAGYSSPFPSPTGTISAANSCPASPRAGQGRRNISADLQMVAVYAAAVANDSQNSNMDRHEGGQSSNRQISPGTTANCSPPKDDSKPPYSYAQLIVQAIASAADKQLTLSGIYSYITKNYPYYRTADKGWQNSIRHNLSLNRYFIKVPRSQEEPGKGSFWRIDPQSEAKLIEQAFRQRRQRGVPCFRAPFGLSSRSAPASPSHVGISGLMTPECLSREVSPGPESYPDSTVSSPAGQLTSQSAPGSPGHPYASSSQSSHKGRLMQQITVVTNGVSGDTTREDKYVVSGNTTEEHSLSPAGQYSPAPVIVQTTYNYSGSFIGPDAGVGVAKRSHEESDSSPGSPAPLAIVESPEPPEHQPPSTKRQRVHDMDDH, from the exons ATGTCTACTACGTACTCCCGTACTCAGGAGAGCGACGCGTGGGCCCTTCTGGCACTGAAGTCGGCACCGGCCAGCCCGACGAAGATGCAGTGGAACCCGGAAGCAAAAGGTGCACCGATTGCACGGTTAGAAGGTCGCGAGTTTGAATACATGGTTAGACAGCATAGTATCACTATCGGACGTAACAGCAGCAAGGGTGAGGTCGACGTCAACATGGGCCACTCCAGCTTTATCTCACGACGACACCTTGAAATCTACTATGATCACCCGTATTTTTTTATGGTTTGCAATGGTAAAAATGGTGTTTTTGTTGATggaattttccaacgaaagaGTGCGGCTGAGTTCCGATTACCAAAGAC ATGTACATTGAGATTTCCAAGTACAAATATAAGACTTGTATTTCAATCGTTAGTAGATGAACAAGAAGAAAGTAACGTATGTGTACGTTCTCCTCCAAAACATAGAGCACCATTACCACCTTTACGTATTAATATTCCGGATGCAGGCTATAGTAGCCCATTCCCTTCTCCTACTGGAACAATCAGTGCTGCTAATTCATGTCCTGCAAGTCCACGTGCAGGACAAGGAAGGAGAAACATATCAGCAGATCTACAGATGGTGGCTGTGTATGCAGCTGCTGTTGCAAATGACTCACAAAATTCTAATATGGATAGACACGAGGGTGGACAAAGTTCTAATAGACAAATAAGTCCCGGTACAACAGCGAATTGTAGTCCTCCGAAAGATGATTCTAAACCTCCATACTCATACGCGCAGTTAATCGTTCAGGCAATAGCATCTGCTGCAGATAAACAGCTTACGTTATCTGGCatttattcttacattacCAAGAATTACCCATATTATAGAACTGCAGATAAGGGATGGCAAAATTCAATAAGGCATAATCTTTCGTTGAATCGTTATTTTATCAAAGTACCAAGAAGCCAAGAAGAACCAGGTAAAGGATCTTTTTGGCGAATAGATCCTCAATCGGAAGCAAAACTTATAGAACAAGCATTTAGACAAAGAAGACAACGTGGAGTTCCATGTTTTCGAGCTCCTTTTGGACTTTCATCCAG AAGTGCGCCTGCTTCTCCGTCTCACGTTGGAATTAGTGGTTTGATGACACCAGAATGTCTTAGCAGAGAAGTTTCGCCAGGACCAGAATCGTATCCAGATAGCACTGTATCTTCTCCGGCTGGTCAGTTGACTAGTCAGTCCGCACCAGGATCACCTGGTCATCCTTATGCATCCTCGAGTCAATCGTCTCACAAAGGTCGCCTAATGCAACAGATTACTGTTGTCACGAACGGTGTTAGTGGTGATACAACCAGAGAAG ataagTACGTCGTATCTGGAAATACTACAGAAGAGCATTCTCTTTCCCCAGCTGGTCAATATAGTCCAGCTCCTGTTATTGTACAGACCACGTATAATTATAG TGGAAGCTTTATTGGTCCCGACGCAGGCGTCGGAGTTGCGAAGCGTTCACACGAGGAATCGGATAGTTCTCCCGGATCACCAGCACCGCTCGCCATTGTCGAAAGTCCTGAACCACCTGAACACCAACCTCCATCGACGAAACGTCAACGTGTTCATGATATGGACGACCACTGA
- the LOC122575156 gene encoding uncharacterized protein LOC122575156 — translation MLIPVVSGTWGWGFFALFLFVFATPSPAAIRRADRDHCNKTVDLYEDVSSPAVTSANWGKPLSCWYRFRSFRGTPRDWILRVRFKKFKVGVLENATTCSGGYLQIVDGNTKTEVSNRKDPGVYCGESEQPQTFISETSFVRVIFHADNFTDQTYFSFDSRAEQQFEVYLRYGQHPELYPNRRGEIVPGSYCERVFKDCRLQTCYVQSPAYPGIYPRALHCKYRLNTRLPFIKLYIENEEFNIDGQRCENIMTCPMRPISSGSEHCPYDYIRVYDGKDENSPAIGTFCGMGKFPYSIIGTSEDLYVEFVSSPAGPLLNTGFHFNVGNWPGHVETAGVRNGSCDWLLNSESLHSGNEGIFLSVAHWYPPYTSCTYLLKGRAGEIARLYFPSFRVNRIESPIQPYDGDCGESLTLYDADWPDDAKIIKTFCDTFSKPMEKHDFVSSSNALFVKFESKTGSYSGSSLYYWAHYDFFNATRFGVPVPGTECDETFASWKERSGKFRSPLNTLVYKRPGDPPADLSCTYTFVTDKRLYARVILIVESVSFKVHPYAQCGNCWDSRVDRLIVREPPVTDVNNDQYSQQQQHQQYQQQQHQQHASRQLQNSSIGRGHCICRSTITNGPNSDGQPVLRVISRGEKLELKLLVDGAHAAANYFKQSSPLFEARYEFAHSPLCGPAILPATTDGEIEFPHYEALGYVAPPRQIKCIWELRVNRDRDVWLHFDKIKFASRSCEDGKLEIFLPGSAEPHFGICGENVSYVREMPIISAAQIVPNIRTSGDHESGHFNVDSIQTQTHLQQPVSPPPPSQSSLPTDQQQEEFEWPTVIVQFTGSMAPARAAFKIAWTELYHLPRDASGALNTQKLEEYCGFQCPGDAGCIPARLVCNGVVNCPMPEPRSIFKTTHNGTGNLLGIIEEPNDESIETCGTDVVGERGSMAGSGNGVGGLASVVGSAGWAGAGLGAALAILLGLICLVTVCKICRQRATSRDIHVPY, via the exons ATGCTTATACCGGTGGTGTCGGGCACTTGGGGCTGGGGATTCTTCGCTCTTTTCCTGTTCGTTTTTGCCACCCCCAGTCCAGCTGCCATCCGCAGAG CGGATCGAGATCATTGCAACAAGACAGTGGATTTATACGAAGATGTATCGAGTCCGGCTGTGACTTCCGCAAATTGGGGAAAACCACTATCTTGCTGGTATcgttttcgatcgtttcgtggAACTCCACGAGATTGGATCCTGCGAGTTCGTTTCAAGAAGTTTAAAGTTGGCGTATTAGAAAATGCCACCACCTGCTCTGGTGGTTATTTACAg ATCGTAGATGGAAACACGAAAACAGAAGTGAGCAATCGGAAAGATCCTGGGGTTTATTGCGGTGAGTCGGAGCAACCGCAAACATTTATTTCCGAGACAAGTTTCGTCCGTGTGATATTCCACGCGGATAACTTTACGGATCAAACGTACTTCAGCTTCGACTCCCGCGCGGAACAACAGTTCGAGGTATACTTGAGATACGGCCAACATCCTGAACTCTACCCAAATCGAAGAGGCGAAATTGTGCCCGGTAGCTATTGCGAACGAGTTTTCAAGGATTGCAGGCTACAAACGTGTTACGTACAGAGCCCTGCTTACCCAGGCATTTATCCGCGCGCGTTACATTGTAAGTACCGACTGAATACACGGCTGCCTTTTATAAAGCTCTACATTGAGAACGAGGAGTTCAATATCGACGGGCAAAGATGCGAGAATATAATGACTTGCCCTATGAGACCGATAAGCTCTGGCTCGGAGCATTGTCCGTACGACTACATACGAGTTTACGATGGCAAAGATGAAAATAGCCCGGCGATCGGTACGTTTTGTGGTATGGGAAAATTCCCGTATAGCATAATCGGTACCAGCGAGGATCTCTATGTGGAATTTGTCTCGTCACCAGCGGGACCTCTGTTAAATACCGGTTTTCATTTTAACGTTGGCAATTGGCCGGGTCACGTAGAGACCGCTGGCGTTCGAAATGGTAGCTGCGATTGGTTGTTAAATAGCGAATCTTTGCATAGCGGTAACGAAGGAATATTTCTCTCGGTCGCGCACTGGTATCCACCGTATACCAGCTGTACCTATCTTTTGAAAGGTCGAGCCGGCGAGATCGCGAGACTATATTTCCCTAGTTTTCGAGTTAACCGGATCGAGTCACCGATACAACCGTACGATGGTGACTGCGGTGAAAGTTTAACACTGTACGATGCCGATTGGCCGGACGATGCGAAAATTATCAAAACTTTCTGCGACACGTTTAGCAAACCAATGGAGAAGCACGATTTCGTTTCGAGCTCGAACGCTCTGTTTGTTAAATTCGAGAGCAAAACGGGAAGCTACTCCGGCAGCTCGTTGTATTATTGGGCGCATTATGATTTCTTCAATGCGACGAGGTTCGGCGTGCCTGTACCTGGAACCGAATGCGACGAAACTTTCGCCTCCTGGAAAGAACGATCTGGCAAATTTCGATCGCCGTTAAATACTCTGGTTTACAAGCGACCAGGTGATCCACCGGCGGATCTTTCCTGCACGTATACTTTTGTCACGGACAAACGATTATACGCACGAGTGATTCTTATCGTGGAATCGGTCTCTTTCAAGGTGCATCCGTATGCGCAATGCGGTAATTGTTGGGATAGTCGAGTCGATCGATTGATCGTTAGAGAACCGCCTGTCACGGATGTTAACAATGACCAGTATtcgcaacagcagcagcatcAACAATATCAGCAACAGCAACACCAGCAGCACGCATCGCGTCAATTACAAAATAGCAGTATCGGCAGGGGTCATTGTATTTGTCGATCGACGATAACCAATGGACCAAACAGCGACGGGCAACCAGTGCTTCGCGTGATCTCACGAGGGGAAAAACTTGAGTTAAAGCTTCTAGTAGATGGTGCACACGCTGCAGCGAACTATTTTAAACAATCCTCACCGTTGTTCGAGGCAAGGTACGAGTTCGCTCATAGTCCATTATGTGGCCCAGCGATTTTGCCAGCTACGACCGACGGCGAAATTGAATTCCCTCATTACGAAGCACTCGGATACGTTGCGCCGCCACGACAGATCAAATGTATCTGGGAACTACGAGTGAATAGAGACAGAGACGTTTGGTTACATTTCGACAAGATCAAATTTGCCTCGAGATCCTGCGAGGATGGAAAACTCGAGATATTCTTGCCCGGATCTGCCGAACCGCATTTCGGCATATGCGGTGAAAATGTCAGTTACGTACGAGAAATGCCGATCATATCGGCAGCGCAGATCGTCCCAAATATTCGTACGTCCGGGGATCACGAATCTGGACATTTCAACGTGGATTCTATTCAAACTCAAACGCATTTACAGCAACCGGTATCGCCGCCGCCGCCATCGCAATCCTCACTGCCAACGGATCAACAGCAAGAAGAATTCGAATGGCCGACGGTGATCGTTCAATTCACTGGTTCGATGGCACCGGCGAGAGCCGCGTTTAAAATCGCTTGGACGGAGTTGTATCACTTGCCACGCGATGCTTCGGGCGCTCTGAATACGCAGAAGCTCGAGGAGTATTGTGGATTTCAATGTCCGGGCGACGCTGGTTGTATCCCCGCGCGACTTGTTTGTAACGGTGTTGTTAATTGCCCTATGCCAGAACCTCGGTCGATCTTCAAAACAACGCACAACGGTACCGGGAATTTGCTGGGAATAATCGAGGAACCAAACGACGAATCCATCGAAACTTGCGGCACCGACGTTGTCGGGGAACGTGGTAGCATGGCCGGGTCTGGAAACGGTGTTGGTGGCTTGGCCAGCGTCGTTGGCTCTGCTGGATGGGCTGGAGCTGGTCTAGGCGCTGCTCTTGCCATTCTTCTCGGTCTCATTTGTTTGGTCACCGTTTGCAAAATTTGTCGGCAACGAGCTACTTCTAGGGACATTCATGTACCTTATTGA